The DNA window TCATCTTCATGTAAATTACCTCCCCAAGCCAGAGATCTTACAGCAACCATTCGTCTTAACTTAACATTACCTTGCAATGGTTCAAATTCAGTACCTCCCTCATTTAGTTCCCGTGTAGCATAAATAATCTCTTTTTTTAATTTAGCTACCGGCAATAAATCTCCCGAAGGAATACCAATAGAAAACATCGTAAGATCTTTACGTCCCATATTTGAATAAACTTTGGTAATTAATTCATCAGGTTCATTATCATTTGTCATTAAAGAAGGGCTGCTCACTTCGGATAGAGGCAAATTTAAATACGTTGTCTTGCTTACAAAAAATCCGGATTGCGGTTTTGATTCTACTAAAGATTGTGCTTCCAATTCCCAAAAAACCCGTTTTGCCGTATTCATACTAATGCCATGATCCTGACATAGCGTTCTTACAGACGGTAATTTATCGCCTGTTTTTAAAACTCCATTTTTAATTTGAAATGCAATTCCATTTGCTATTTCAATGTATTTAAAGGTTGTACTCATTTTTACAATTCAAACTGTATCCATCCAAATATACAAAATTGATACTGTGCTTAATTTTTATTCCTTCCTAATTTTGTTCAGACATTAATCTGAAAGATGAAAAACACAAACATTAATGATTCTGTAGAAAAAACATCAGACGGCTGGATAAACGGCTTTATAGGTGTAGTTATATTTAGTGGATCTTTACCGGCAACCAGAATTGCTGTTGCAGATTTTAATCCTCAGTTTTTAACAGTTGCACGGGCAACTATAGCCGGTTTACTTGCACTTTGTCTTTTATTGCTTTCTAAAGAAAAACGACCAACACAAAAACAAATAATTCCTTTATTAATTGTTTCATCAGGTGTAGTAATAGGTTTTCCGCTGCTATCCGCTCTGGCATTACAATATATTACTTCTGCACACTCTATTGTTTTTATAGGAATTCTGCCATTATGCACCGCTATATTTGGCATCATCCGAGGAGGAGAACGTCCGCCTCGAATATTTTGGTTTTTCTCTATTATTGGAAGTCTTTTAGTAATTGGGTATGCCGTTTCTCAAGGTCTCACAGCTTCGCCAATTGGTGATCTCTTCATGTTATTGTCAGTTGTTTTATGTGGACTTGGCTATGCCGAGGGCGCAAAACTTTCAAAAACATTAGGAGGATGGCAGGTAATTTCCTGGGCACTTGTATTGTCTCTGCCTCTTATGATTCCTCTAAGTTTTTTTCTTCAACCGGAATCGTTTTCAGGAATTAAAGTAACTGCGTGGATAAGTTTAGCCTATGTCTCTCTATTTAGTATGTTCATTGGT is part of the uncultured Flavobacterium sp. genome and encodes:
- a CDS encoding DMT family transporter, whose translation is MKNTNINDSVEKTSDGWINGFIGVVIFSGSLPATRIAVADFNPQFLTVARATIAGLLALCLLLLSKEKRPTQKQIIPLLIVSSGVVIGFPLLSALALQYITSAHSIVFIGILPLCTAIFGIIRGGERPPRIFWFFSIIGSLLVIGYAVSQGLTASPIGDLFMLLSVVLCGLGYAEGAKLSKTLGGWQVISWALVLSLPLMIPLSFFLQPESFSGIKVTAWISLAYVSLFSMFIGFIFWYRGLAQGGIATVGQLQLLQPLFGLALASTLLHEKVSIDMLGVTAGVVLCVAGTKNFSK